From the Fusobacterium ulcerans ATCC 49185 genome, the window CAAAGTATTCTCCCCCTTTTATTTCAAAAAAGAGCCTAGCTGATGCCAGACTCTTTTTATTCAATTAATTAATCATTTAACTTGAGAACTGAAACGAATGCTTCCTGAGGAATTTCAACATTTCCTATACTCTTCATTCTTTTCTTTCCTTCTTTTTGTTTTTCAAGAAGTTTTTTCTTTCTTGTGATATCTCCACCATAACATTTAGCTATAACGTTCTTTCTAAAAGCTTTTATAGTTTCTCTTGCTATAACTTTTGATCCCAATGCTGCCTGAATAGGTATTTCAAACTGCTGTCTTGGAATGACTTCTCTAAGTTTTTCACAGATAGCTCTTCCTCTTGAATAAGCTCCATCTCTATGAGCTATAAATGAAAAGGCATCCACTGGTTTTCCAGATACAAGTATATCAACTTTTACAAGATCAGATTCTTTATATCCTACAAGTTCATATTCAAATGAAGCATAACCCTTAGTTCTTGATTTCAATTTATCATAAAAATCAATTACAATTTCAGCAAGAGGCAGCTCATAAGTAAGAAGTGATCTAGTATCATCTATAAAGTCCATACCTATGAAAATTCCCCTTTTTTCCTGACAAAGCTCCATTACATTTCCTACATATTCTTTTGGTACTATTACTTTTCCTCTTATAAAAGGTTCTTCTACAGATAATCTTCCTTTTCCTGGATCTGGAAATTCACAAGGGTTATCTATAACAAGAACATTTCCCTTATCCATATTTACTTTATATTCAACTGATGGAGTAGTCGAAATGAGGTCTATATCATACTCTCTTCTCAATCTTTCAACAATTATCTCCATATGTAGAAGTCCAAGGAATCCACATCTAAATCCAAATCCTAAAGCTAGTGAAGTTTCTGGTACATATGTAAGTGAAGCATCATTTAATTGTAATTTTTCAAGTGCATCTCTTAAATCTTCATAATCATCTGTAAACAAAGGATAAATTCCAGCAAAAACCATTGACTGAGCTGGTTTAAATCCTTCTAATGGGAACATACACGGCTCTTTAGCATTAGTTACAGTATCTCCAACTCTTGTATCATGAATAGTTTTTACTCCTGTAATAATATACCCAACTGACCCTGAAGTAAGTTCATTTTGTGGTCTCATAGTTGGTGCAAATACTCCAACCTCCAGTACATCAAATTCTTTTTCTGTAGACCAAATTTTTATCTTGTTTCCTTTTTTAATAGATCCATCTAAAACTTTTACATAAGTAATGACCCCTCTATAATCATCAAACTTAGAGTCAAAAATCAATGCTTTTAATGGAGCTTCTTCATCATATGCTGGAGCTGGTACTTTAGCTACTATTGCTTCTAGTAAGTCATCTATTCCTATCCCAGTCTTTCCTGAACACATTACTGCATCATCAGCTGGAAGACCTATTATATCTTCTATTTCATGTCTTACTTTTTCTGGGTCTGCTGCTGGAAGGTCAATTTTATTAATTACTGGTACTACTTCCAGATTATTTTCTATAGCCAGATATACATTAGCAAGTGTCTGTGCTTCCACTCCCTGAGCTGCATCTACTACAAGAAGAGCACCTTCACAGGCTGCCAGTGATCTAGATACTTCATAAATAAAATCCACATGTCCTGGAGTATCTATAAGATTTAATTCATATTCTATTCCATCTTTTGCTTTATAGTATAAAGTAACTGCCTGAGCTTTTATTGTTATTCCCTTTTCTCTTTCCAAATCCATAGAGTCAAGAAGCTGCTCTTTCATTTCTCTTTTAGTTACAGTTCCTGTAAACTCTAACAATCTATCTGCTATTGTTGATTTACCATGATCTATATGAGCAATTATCGAAAAGTTTCTCTTATGCTTTTGCAACATAAATTTCCTCCTAATTATTTTATCGCTTACACAACATTATAAAAGATTATCCAAAAAAAATCAACTAAAAACGAAGCTCCTTATGTGGTATAATTAATGAAACCCTATTTTTAGAAAGGAATTTTATGAACTTTAAAGTAACTATAACAAGAAAAAAGATAAAAAATATTATAATAAAAATTAACTCAAATGGCGAAGTATTAGTATCTGCTCCTAAAAGAGTTCCTCAAAAATATATAGAGCAGCTGATTATGCAGAAAGAAAAATGGATAATAGAAAAAATTAATTCTATTAGTCAATATTATTCTAATAGAAGACCTATTTCTTATGTAAATGGTGATGAAATTTTCTATCTTGGAAAAAAATATATTTTAGAAATTATTCCTTCAGGGAAAAATTTTATAGAACAAGATGAAGAAAAAATATATATTTATTGTAAAAAACCTGAATCAGTTGATGAAAAAAAGAAAATTCTTGAGAAATGGTTCAGAGAAAAAATATCATCTATTTTAGAAAAACTTACTCTGGAAACAGGAGAAAAAGTTGGATATCTTCCAAAAGAAATAAAAGTAAGGAGCATGAAAAGCAGATGGGGTTCTTGTAATACTACAAGAAAAATAATCACATATAATCTTCATCTTATAGAAAAACCTCTTCCAGCTATTGAATATGTGGTTTTACATGAACTTTCACATCTTCCATATCCTCATCATCAAAAAGAGTTTTGGAATTTTGTAGAAAAATATATGCCTGACTGGAAATTAAGAAAAAAGATTCTAAATAATAAGGCGTAGTACTTAATAAAAGATACTTTGAAAAAAAGAAAAAATAATGTATACTTAAATAGATATCTATATGCCTTGTTGTATAGATATTAACATTTTATATTTTAAAGATAAATTACAATTTTTGGAGGATATATGCTGTTAAAAAATAAAAGATTTCTACCTTTATTTATAACCCAATTCTTTGGAGCTTTTAATGATAATATGCTGAAAACAGCTATCATGGCTTTTATTACTTACAATCTTACATTAAATAGAGATCATGAAGGAATGTTGCTGAATTTTATCTCTATTCTCTTTATTCTTCCTTTTTTCTTTTTATCTGCCACTGCTGGACAGTTGGCTGATAAATATCACAGGGATAAGATTGCTAAAGTTTTAAAATGTGCAGAGTTTATATTAATGATACTTACTGCTGCTGCAGTTTTCTTTAAATTTTATTATGGACTTATCATCATTCTGTTTTTTATGAGTATTCAGTCAGCTTTCTTCGGTCCTGTTAAATATTCTATTATTCCTCAGCACCTTGAAGAATGTGAATTAATAGAAGGAAATGCTATAATAGATGGAGCTACATATTTTTCTATATTACTTGGAACTATTTTAGGAGCTCATATCACATCACCAGAGATAACTGTTGGAATACTTGTTTTCTGTTCTCTCCTTGGTATGCTGAGTAGTTTTAAGATACCATCTGCTCCAGCTCCAAGACCTGATTTATCTATGAGTTTCAATATATTTAAAACTATAAAATTAACACTAAAGAAAATATCTGAAATAAGAAGTATATACATAACTATTTTAGGGCTCTCATGGTTTTGGGCACTTGGAGCAGTTATCCTTACTCAGCTCTACCCTATGTGCAGTGATTTATTGGGACTTTCCAGAAATGCTGTGGCTGTATTTATGTTTATCTTTTCATTAGGTATGGCTGCTGGAACTTTTGTTTGTACGAAAGTAATGAGAGGTATTGTTCATCCTACATTTGTTCCATTAAGTTCTATTGGAATAGGTATTGCTACTTTTTTCCTTTATCTTTTTACTAAGGATTATGTAACTCCTGAAACTCATATTAGAACAGTTGCATTTTTTAAATCAATACCAGGGGTAAAATTATCTTTTATTCTATTTTTTCTCGCTTTCTTTGGGGGAATGTATATAGTTCCTTTAAATGCCTTTTTACAGAATAAAGCACCTAAGAAATATCTGGCTACCATCATAGCCGGAAATAATATAATGAATGCTGTCGGAATAGTAATTTTCTCTGCTCTTGTTCTTGGACTTTTTAAAATAGGATTTATTATATCAGATATCTTTTTCTTAATATCTATTATCTGTTTATGTGTATCTTTATATATACTTACTATCATTCCAGATGCTCTTCCTAGATCTATGGCACAGAGTATTCTTGCCCTTATATTCAAGATGGAAGTTACTGGTCTGGAAAATTATGAAAAAGCTGGAAAAAGGGTCCTTATAATTGCAAATCATACTTCTTTGCTAGATGGATTGCTTGTTGCTTCTTTCATGCCAGAAAAATTGATATTTGCAATTAATACAACAATTGCTAAAAAATGGTGGATAAGAATATTTAAACCAGTGGTAAAACTTTACCCTATTGATCCTACAAATCCTTTAGCATTAAAACAGCTTATCAATGAATTAAAAAACAATGAAAAGTGTATTATATTCCCTGAGGGAAGAATAACTGTAACAGGTTCTTTGATGAAAGTATATGAGGGAGCAGGGGTAGTAGCTTTAAAAGCTAATGCTAATATTCTTCCTATCAGAATAGATGGTGCTCAATATTCAAAATTTTCATATTTAAAAACTAAATTTAAAACTAAACTTTTTCCTAGAATAAAAATTACAATACTTCCTCCTACTAAAATAAAGTTATCTGAAGGAGATAAAGGAAGTGTAAAGAGGGAAAAAATAGGAGATCAGCTTTATGAAATTATGACTTCTATGATTTTTAAATCTTCTCCTGTAAAAGAAAGTATTTTTAAATCACTGTTAAATGCTGTTAAAATACATGGTAAAAAACATATGATTATGGAAGATATTTCCAGACAGCCTATGAACTACAAAAATTTCATATTAAAATCATATGTTATTGGAGAAGCTATAAAAAGAAACTTTAAAGAAAAAAATATTGGATTGATTCTTCCAAATTCAATGATAAATGCTTTGGTATTCTTTGGAATGCAGTCTATTGGCAAGATTCCTGCTATGATTAATTTTACTCAGGGAAAAAGCCAAATATTATCATGCATAAAAACTGCTGAAATATCAACAGTTATTACAGCTAAAAGAATGATAGAAATGCTTCAATTAGAAGATCTCGTTGAAACTTTAGAAGAAAATGGAGTAAAAATTATCTATCTTGAAGAGTTTCAATCAAAAATAAATATAGCTACAAAATTATCTGGTTTCTTTAATTATCTTTTAAAGAAAGCTCCACAAACAAATTATAATGATCCTTGTACTATTCTTTTTACATCAGGATCTGAAGGAATTCCCAAAGCTGTGCTTTTAAGTCATGAAAACTTACAGGCTAATAGATTTCAAATGACTTCACTATTTTCATTTACAAGTCAGGATATTATGTTTAATGCTCTTCCTATGTTCCATTCTTTTGGACTAGGAGTAGGAACTATTTTGCCTTTGCTTTCAGGAATAAAAGTATTTTTCTATCCTTCTCCTGTACATTACAAAATAGTGCCAGAATTAGTTTATGATTCTAATGCTACTATTTTATGTGGAACAGATACATTCTTTAATGGATATGCTAAACAGGCTAATCCTTATGATTTTTATAATATAAAATATGCTATGGTAGGAGCAGAAAAATTAAAAGACTCTACTTACTATCAATGGATGGAAAGATTTGGTGTAAGAGTTTTAGAAGGATATGGAGTAACAGAAGCCAGTCCAGTTATTGCTGTAAATACTCCTATGTATCAAAAAAGAGGAAGTGTAGGAAGACTTTTACCTGATATAGAATATAAGCTGGAAGCTGTTCCTGGAATAGAAAAAGGCGGAAGACTATGGATAAAAGGAAAAAATATCATGCTTGGCTACTTGAAAGATGGAAAAGTAGTCCAGCCAGAAGGTGGATGGTATGATACTGGGGATATTGTAGATATTGATGAAAATAAATTTGTTACTATTTTGGGAAGAGCTAAAAGATTTGCTAAAATAGCTGGTGAAATGGTTTCTCTTACTGCTGTAGAAGAAATAATAAATGGATATCTTAAAGACTCTCCTAGTGCTGTTACTGCCATTCCTGATGAAAAGAAAGGAGAGCAGTTAGTTCTAGTCACAGAAAAAAATGATATTAACAGTAAAGAAATGCTAAACTATTTCAAAGAAAAACTTTACAGTGAATTATGGGTTCCTAAAAAAATTGTTACAGTAGATAAATTACCTTTACTTGGTACAGGAAAAGTAGATTATGTAAAAGTTAAAGAAATGGCTGAAAAACAGTAGTTAAAATTTATAAAGCAAAATAAAAATCTCTTTTAGAAATTAAATTAATTCTAAGAGAGATTTTTTATTTAAATATAATATTTATACTACAGTAAAAATTAATAAGAGTATTAAATAATTAAAATTTTTAC encodes:
- a CDS encoding acyl-[ACP]--phospholipid O-acyltransferase, whose amino-acid sequence is MLLKNKRFLPLFITQFFGAFNDNMLKTAIMAFITYNLTLNRDHEGMLLNFISILFILPFFFLSATAGQLADKYHRDKIAKVLKCAEFILMILTAAAVFFKFYYGLIIILFFMSIQSAFFGPVKYSIIPQHLEECELIEGNAIIDGATYFSILLGTILGAHITSPEITVGILVFCSLLGMLSSFKIPSAPAPRPDLSMSFNIFKTIKLTLKKISEIRSIYITILGLSWFWALGAVILTQLYPMCSDLLGLSRNAVAVFMFIFSLGMAAGTFVCTKVMRGIVHPTFVPLSSIGIGIATFFLYLFTKDYVTPETHIRTVAFFKSIPGVKLSFILFFLAFFGGMYIVPLNAFLQNKAPKKYLATIIAGNNIMNAVGIVIFSALVLGLFKIGFIISDIFFLISIICLCVSLYILTIIPDALPRSMAQSILALIFKMEVTGLENYEKAGKRVLIIANHTSLLDGLLVASFMPEKLIFAINTTIAKKWWIRIFKPVVKLYPIDPTNPLALKQLINELKNNEKCIIFPEGRITVTGSLMKVYEGAGVVALKANANILPIRIDGAQYSKFSYLKTKFKTKLFPRIKITILPPTKIKLSEGDKGSVKREKIGDQLYEIMTSMIFKSSPVKESIFKSLLNAVKIHGKKHMIMEDISRQPMNYKNFILKSYVIGEAIKRNFKEKNIGLILPNSMINALVFFGMQSIGKIPAMINFTQGKSQILSCIKTAEISTVITAKRMIEMLQLEDLVETLEENGVKIIYLEEFQSKINIATKLSGFFNYLLKKAPQTNYNDPCTILFTSGSEGIPKAVLLSHENLQANRFQMTSLFSFTSQDIMFNALPMFHSFGLGVGTILPLLSGIKVFFYPSPVHYKIVPELVYDSNATILCGTDTFFNGYAKQANPYDFYNIKYAMVGAEKLKDSTYYQWMERFGVRVLEGYGVTEASPVIAVNTPMYQKRGSVGRLLPDIEYKLEAVPGIEKGGRLWIKGKNIMLGYLKDGKVVQPEGGWYDTGDIVDIDENKFVTILGRAKRFAKIAGEMVSLTAVEEIINGYLKDSPSAVTAIPDEKKGEQLVLVTEKNDINSKEMLNYFKEKLYSELWVPKKIVTVDKLPLLGTGKVDYVKVKEMAEKQ
- the lepA gene encoding translation elongation factor 4, with translation MLQKHKRNFSIIAHIDHGKSTIADRLLEFTGTVTKREMKEQLLDSMDLEREKGITIKAQAVTLYYKAKDGIEYELNLIDTPGHVDFIYEVSRSLAACEGALLVVDAAQGVEAQTLANVYLAIENNLEVVPVINKIDLPAADPEKVRHEIEDIIGLPADDAVMCSGKTGIGIDDLLEAIVAKVPAPAYDEEAPLKALIFDSKFDDYRGVITYVKVLDGSIKKGNKIKIWSTEKEFDVLEVGVFAPTMRPQNELTSGSVGYIITGVKTIHDTRVGDTVTNAKEPCMFPLEGFKPAQSMVFAGIYPLFTDDYEDLRDALEKLQLNDASLTYVPETSLALGFGFRCGFLGLLHMEIIVERLRREYDIDLISTTPSVEYKVNMDKGNVLVIDNPCEFPDPGKGRLSVEEPFIRGKVIVPKEYVGNVMELCQEKRGIFIGMDFIDDTRSLLTYELPLAEIVIDFYDKLKSRTKGYASFEYELVGYKESDLVKVDILVSGKPVDAFSFIAHRDGAYSRGRAICEKLREVIPRQQFEIPIQAALGSKVIARETIKAFRKNVIAKCYGGDITRKKKLLEKQKEGKKRMKSIGNVEIPQEAFVSVLKLND
- a CDS encoding M48 family metallopeptidase, whose amino-acid sequence is MNFKVTITRKKIKNIIIKINSNGEVLVSAPKRVPQKYIEQLIMQKEKWIIEKINSISQYYSNRRPISYVNGDEIFYLGKKYILEIIPSGKNFIEQDEEKIYIYCKKPESVDEKKKILEKWFREKISSILEKLTLETGEKVGYLPKEIKVRSMKSRWGSCNTTRKIITYNLHLIEKPLPAIEYVVLHELSHLPYPHHQKEFWNFVEKYMPDWKLRKKILNNKA